From the genome of Nocardia mangyaensis:
CCTCGGCAAGATGAGCGAGTTCGGCCCCCGGATCGCCGCGGCGCTTGCCGCGCGCCCCGCCGAGGAACGGTGCTGGCAAGCACTGCGCCGTTCCTTCGATGTGATCACCGAGCCGACGGCCGACGAGCCTCAGCCGTTCCTGAACCTGATGCGGCTGCTCAACGACGCCTGCGCCCTGATGACGCGTCAGTGGGAGAAGACGCAGGGCTGGCACAGCCTGTTGGTGCCCGAGATCGCCCGCCGGCTCTGCGATGACTCGGAATCCACGGGCGACCTGCGCGCCCACGCTCTCGTGGGCGCGGCGATCTCCTGTCTGGATGCCGCGACCGATGCCTGGACGGCCAGCGAGGGAGCCGCACCGTTGTCCGAACTACTCGACCAGGCCATGGGTGTACTGGTCGAGCCGGTCACCTAGCCGACGAAACATACCTGCCGGTACGGGATCACGGCGGGGTGTGCGCGCCATTGATCTGTGGTTCGCTGCACGGCGCAGGGAACCCCGGCGTTGCCGAGCAGTTCTTCCCATACGTCGGCGGGTCGCGCCGCCAGGCGCTGTGCGATGAGGGTGCACAATGTTCGGCGCAGCGCGAACGACAGGCCGGCGGCGTCGTGGAGGTTGTCGGTGGTGGCGACCCGATACGGGTCCTGTGTGGTGAGCCCGATTCTCGTTGCGGCCTCGGCGATTTCGAGGGTGCGCAGCGGCGTGTGCGGGATTCGGTCGTGATCCATGGCGAACAGGTAGGGCAGCTGATCGTCGGCACAGCGATAGGAGTCCATCAGTGGCGGGATCAAGGCGCGGGCCGCTGTGGCGAGCTCGGCCTGAGACCGGGGGTCTGGGCGCGACGCCACACCTCGTAGTGTCGGCAGCAGCATCCTGACAGGACGTGCGAGCGGCGGCACGTCGTAGCGGTGTTGCTGGTCGTCGAGATCCAGGAGTGCGCTTCCCGGTGCGACCGACAGGCAGGACGCGAGGGGGACTTCGATCTGGTCGCCGCAACCATCTCGGTCGCGACCGACCAGCGCGGACACAGCGGCCGATGCCCCGTGTACCCCGGCATGGACTGAGGCCATCGGCAGTGCGGTGAAGACCGGCGGCAGGCCCAGGGCGGGGCGAGTCACGCTGTATCGGTGAACATCCCGCAGGTGGCCCCGATGAGGATCTCCCAACCGGGAGTGCCGGCGAATTCGGGGTCGGTGGACGCGAATCCCGGCATGCTGACCCAGATCGGTCGCTCGTCGCCATCGCGCAACCGTTCGAGGTCGATGCCGAGTTCGGGAAGGAGCCCGGGCCGGTTGTTGTCCAGGACGATGTCGGCGCGCGTGATCACGTCCGCAGCGCGTCGGCGGTCAGCAGATCGATGTTCAGGTGGGCGTTTGTGATGGTTCAACGCGATGTCCAGGGCAGGTGAAAGTGGGGCATTGGCAGGTGTGTCGATGCGACCGACCGTGGCGCCCAAGCCGCTGAGTAGCCAACCTGTCAGTGGGCCGGCCGGTCATCCGCCGATCTCGACGACCGACACTCCGGCCGGCGGTGCTGCGGATTCGTTCATCGGGCCGCCCGTCCTTTCCCGGCAGGGCTGTGGGGTGGCGGTCATTGTTGTCCGGCTATCGGCGCGGTGGGTGCGGGGAACGATGCTGCCCATGGTTCGGGAGCCACCCGGGCAACCCCGATGAGATAGGCGATGGTGTGATACCAGCCCGCTGTCGCGGTGAGTTCCAGGATCTGGCGATGGTCGAACAAGGTGCCCAGTTCGGCGAACAGGTCATCGGACACCGTGCTGGTGTCGTGGAGTTCGTCGGCCAGCCGGAGAACACCGCGCTGCCGGGGGTCCCAGCAGTTGTCGTGGGGGTCACCGTGCACGGTGGAACGTAGTTGGGCGGCGGTGAGTCCGAGCGGACCACCGAATGCCACGGCGTGCACGCCCCATTCGTACTCGGCCGAGCATCGCGCGCATGTGCGAGAGATCATGACTTCGCGCAGCAGTGGGTCGATCAACCGGCTGCCGAGGATGCCTGCGCCGAGGGGGCGCATCCGTGTCGCCAATTCGGGGTGGATGGCCAGTGTGCGGAACAGTGCCAGCGGGGTCACGTCGGTACCTGGAGGCATCCACTTGGCCAGCAACTGCTCGACGTCGGGCTCGTACGGGGGTTCAAGGGGGAGAATTCTGACGGGATCGGACATCGGACACCTCCGAGTGCTCTGTTTTTCAGAGCGCAACCGTAGCGCTTCGCCTCCAGCGAGCGCAAGACGATGCGAGCGATGCCCGTCGAGAATCGGCGCTGCGATAGTCTTCGTCGATGTCGTCGTCACACACTGCCGGGGAGCCGATCATGGCTCTGCTGGATCTTCTGGGCAGGCGATGGGCGATGCGAATCATCTGGGAACTGCGCGCCGACGAACTCACCTTCCGGCAACTGCAGCAACGTTGCGACAGCATTTCGGCCACCGGGCTCAACGCCAGGCTCCACGAACTACGTGACGCCGAGATCATCGAAAACGGCCCGAATGGCTACCGGCTCTCGGGTGAGGGCCGAGAATTGTTGCAAGCTTACGAACCGCTGGGTACCTGGGCCCGGCGATGGGCGAGTCGTCAGCAGGATCGCTTTCGAAGCGCGCAGTGAGCGAGCCCGCCGACAGCGGGCTGGTCGCACCAGCAAGCGCGACCAGTTGACAGACTGGTGAAAAGTTCACATCGATGACTCCGTGAAGCGGGCAGGCACCGTCGCGACACCGCCGAATCCAGACTGCCCGCATCGACTGCATCACGCCGCGCATGATTGGCGCACCGAAATCGGTCGGCGCGAACCATGTCTTGGGCGATCGACAACGGTGTGGTGACCACCGCACCGACTCCGGTGAAACCGGCGACGGTGGTATCCGCCGAGAACAGCGGGCTGGTGATGTCGAGAGTCGGTGTCGCCAGATCGAAAGCAATCTTCACTTCCGGACGCATCGGCAATCCGTCTCGATGCACTCGCACTGCGGCGATCGAGGGGCGGAAGTCGGCGACCCGCTGGTCGAAGCCGACGAGCTGGGCGGGCCCGACCGTGCCGCGTAGGACCGACGCCGCAGCGGTCATCGCATCGTCGAATGCTGGTGCGCCACTGGTGCACATCTGCTCGGCCCCGGCGATCGGGGCGGCCGCGAGTGTTTCGACGGTGACGGCCCGGTGACCCCGGGGCGTGCGGCGCGCCCGTGATCAGGGTGAGCGCTGTGAACGAGCCGATGGTGGCGGCCAGACGGGGCGGTGGCGATTGCATGCGGTGGTCTCTGGCTGGAACGGTGGCAGGCGAGTCCTGCGATCCGAACCCAGGGGCGGTGCGGGTGCCCGAACGGCGTCGCGAAATGAACAGTTGACCAACTTGGTCCCGCGTTCAGTTCGCCCCATCCGGAACTCGAGTAACCGTGTTACCGTACGACGGCTTCGCTGTGATGCTCCTCATGGTCGACAGCAAGCGAGCACACCGAAAGTAATGAAGCAAGCGGATGGCGTACGGGGAGCGTGTCGTATGTGTCGGTCGAGTCAGCGCGAGTTCGCGATGGCAGGACGGCTCGGCGCAGTGGTGACTATTCGCCGTACGGGCGCGGTGTCGGCGGTCGGGGCCGACACCGCCAACACGTCTCCCACCACTCCGCCCGTGTAGCCGCTCACCGGCTGCGCCTTCGGCTGATCGACACCGGGCCTCGGACTCGATTCGCCGAACGCAAGAAGTCCCGAACAACCCAACCCGTTCTGCCTGCTTGGTCAGACAAAGATGAAGGATCTCGTGATGCCCGCATTCTCGCGCCGCTCCCTGCTGGGCGGTGTTGCCGCTGCTGGTGCCTTAGCTCTGGGCGCACGTTCGGTCGGTTCGGCTGCCCCGGCCGCCGCGCAGCCCGGCACCGTCCCGCTGACGCGGGAAGAGCACAGGGTCGTGGTCATCGGCTCGGGATTCGGTGGCGGCGTCAGTGCCCTGCGACTGGCGCAGGCGGGGGTGCCGGTGACGGTGCTCGAACGCGGACTGCGCTGGCCCACCGGCCCCAACGCCGAAACCTTCCCCCGGGCCTCATCTCCGGACAAGCGACTACTCTGGTATCGCTCCAGCCCGAACCTGTTCGGTCGCCCCATGATCTTCGAGCCCTATACCGGCCTGGTCGAAGCCGTGCCGGGAGTGAACATGACCGCCCTGTGCGCGGCGGGCGTCGGCGGTGGCTCCCTGGTTTACCAGGGGATGTCACTGCAGCCCACCCGGGAAGTCTTCGACACCCACTTCCCGGCCGAACTCGACTGGGCGCTGATGGACCGGGTGCACTATCCGCGGGTGGCCAGAATGCTGAAACTGGCCGAGGCTCCCGACGAGCTGGTCGCGAGCGAGAACTACCGCGCAGCAAGAGTTTTCGCCGAACGTGTACAGCGGGCCGGTATGCCGCTGTCGAAGATCCCCATGCCCATCGACTGGGATTTCGCGCTCGCCGAACTGCGCGGGGAGATGAAACCGTCCTACACCAACGGTGACGGGGCGATGGGCGTGAACAACGGCGGCAAGCATTCGGTCGACGTCACCTACATCGCGGCCGCCGAGGCCACCGGTCGGGTGACCGTCGAGACCCTGCACGAGGTGACCGACGTCGAACGCGGCACCGACGGCCGGTGGATCGTGCACGTGCTGCGCCTGGACACCACCGGTGCGGTGGTCGAGAACAAGATCCTCACCGCGGGCACCCTGATCATGGCCGCGGGCAGCCTCAACACGACCCGCCTGCTGGTTCGCGCGGGCGCCAAGGGGCTGATCCCCGATCTACCCGACGGCCTCGGCCAGGGCTGGGGGACCAATGCCGACCGGATCTACGTCTGGACCGACCCGTCGGCCGAATTCGGTGCGCCCCAAGGCGGTCCGGTGGTCTACGGCAGCAAGAACTGGGGCGATCCGCGTTCCGCGCATACCGTCATCCAGGCGTCCCTGCCGCCGCTGTCGCTGGACCCGCGCAGCACCATGATGGTCGGCTTCGGAGTCAGCGACGGCCGCGGCACCTTCGCCTACGACTCGGGTCGCGACGACGCGATCCTGCACTGGCCCTCCGCCGGCGACAGCGACATCCAGAACAATCACATCGACCCCGCAGTGCGCCGCATCGCCGGACCCGAGGGCATTCTCCTCGATACCAACGCGCTGTTCCCGTCCACCTGGCACCCCTTGGGTGGGGCGAGCATGGGCGCGGTCTGCGACTTCGACGGCCGTGTGCACGACCAACCCGGGCTCTATGTCCTCGACGGTGCGCTGATGCCCGGTAACACTGCGGCCTGCAACCCGTCGATGACCATCGCCGCGGTCGCCGAACGGGCATTGGACAATATCGTCGCCCGCGATATCGGCACCCTCATCTGACCTGTGAATACAGGGATGCGGCAGCGGCCCCGCCGCAACGACCAATTCAGAGACACGACAGATGCCATGCCCTGCCTAGCAGACCGGCGAATCACACTACGTGAAGCAGGAGTTCGATAATGAAATTCTCCGACATGACAACTCACCGCCCTCGGCTACGGATCTCATCGGCCTGGCGCGTGCCCATCGCTGTCGCCGCTACAGCAGGCGCCATGGTGGTGGGCGCGATACAACCCGTTCTCGCGATACAACCCGCCCACGCGCAGGCTCACGAATATGGTTGCGGGGGAGAGCATTTCGTAGCGTCCTGGGCGGCCAGTCCCACCGATTCGGTGACGCCGATGGATGCGTCCGGTGGGACTGTCCCGATGACCGTGAACAATCAAACCTTCCGTATGGTCATCACCCCGCATCTGGGCGGAACGCAGGTACGGGTTCGTCTGACGAACCGATTCGGTCTCACACCGGTCACCTTCGACACCGTCAGCGTCGCTGATCAGGTGTCAGGGGCGAGCGCAGCGAACATCACGCCGGTGCTGTTCGACGGAAAGCCCTCGACCACGCTCGCTGCCGGAGCCGATGTCCTCAGCGACCCGGTGCCGTTCACTGCCGCCTCGTTCAGACCGCTGGCGGTCAGTATCCACGTCGCCGACCCGGTCGGTCCGCCGACCAAACACTGGAATGCCAACGCCACCTCCTACTATTCCCCCGCCGGTAGCGGCGACCTGACAGGACAACCCGACCCCACGGGGTTCACCGCCACGACCAACGCCTGGTTCTATGTCAACGCCCTGGATGTGCTCGCACCCGCCGAAACAAGTGCCATCGTCGCGTTCGGCGACTCCATCACCGACGGCTTCGTCGGTACCACCCCGGCCGCTGTCCCGGCCGACCGCGCGGTGGCCGACACCAATGGGCGCTACCCGGACTTCCTTCAACGCCGGCTCGACGACGCGCGTATTCCCGTCTCGGTCGTCAACGCCGGAATCGGCAGCAACCGCCTCTTGACCAGCGGTGAACCGCTGCTTCTCGGTCCCAGTGGCCTTTCCCGGTTCGAACGCGACGTACTCGACCAGGCCGGAGTCAGCGGAGTCCTTGTCCAAGAGGGCATCAACGACCTCGGCTTGCCCCCACACGCCGACGCGGCATCGATGATCGCGGGATATGAGCAACTGATCACCACGGCGCGCCGGCACGGCAAGAAGATCTGGATCGGCACCCTGCTGCCATCCTCCGACGCTGTTGTCAACGGTGTCGTGTTGGCCCCACGCAGCGAGACCGACCGTCAGCAGATCAACACCTGGATACGTAGCCAAACCCTCGCCGACGGCATCGTCGACTTCGACGCCGCCCTCCGTGACCCGGCCGACCCCGCTGTCCTTCAGGACGTCTATGCCAGTCCGGACCGTCTACACCCCAACCCTGCCGGCTATCGGGCAATGGCGGATACGATCCAGCTGTCCATGCTGGCGGAGGCTCGTTCCCCCGCCTGCTGACGCCGGGCGCACCGGCACACGCGTATGAGGCGGCACTTGCACAGGCTCTCGCGGGACCTGGATGCTCTGGCGCCGCGGGGTGCCCGAGCTCGCTGATCTGACACGGTCGGGTGAACTCAGCACACCGTTGCGCTGACCTACGGGGGAGTGCTCCGTGTGTTCGCCCTCGACGAAGCACCCAAGGCCGACATCTACCAGACCTGGCAGCAGTTCGGCATCGTCGAACTCACTCCGCGCTGAGCACATGACGACGGCCCACCGGGGTTTCCCGATGGGCCGTCGCGGTGTCGGGTCAGCTGCCCGCGCTGCCGCTCTGGATTGCGGCGAGGATCAGGGCAACGAGCACGCTGGCCAGCAGTGAGGATGCGGATCCCATGGATGTCTCCTAGGTCGAGTTCGAATGCCGAGCTCGGGTCTCAACTGGACGAATGTCCGCCCCACCCGATCCCGCAGCAGCCCCGACCGCTCACCGGTCAGGCAGGTTTGGCAGTGATGTCACCGCGGAAGCGGTGCAGCAACTCCATCCGCACCCGTGCGGCCGCGCCCTGCATGACGCGGGCCAGGAGCCGATTGTGGTGTTCGGCCGCCGGCTGCCAGTTGCATGAGATCGGTGTCGAGATCGATGGTGTCGAGTGTGGACTTGTCGGCGGCAGGCGCAGCGGTGGTAGCGAATTCGTGGCGGTGGCTGTGCCAAGTGTCGGCGCGGATGGCGTCGCTGGCACCGTTGGCCACCAGCGCGGCGAGTTCGGTTGCGGTGCGGGAGATTCGGGTGGACAGGGCGGGATCGGCCAAGTCTTCCGGCGCGGCGAACAGGGCGGTGGGAGTCACCAGGGTGTGCAAGTAGGCGAACAGGGGTCGCATCTGCTCGTCGGGGATCAGGGAGTGTCTGCTGCTTCCGGCCGCGTCGGCGATGCATGGTTCGCGGGGTTGTGCCCTACGGCACAGTGGGTACTATATCAAATACGATGGTACCCAGTTATGTTCTGTGAGTGCTGTGGCGGTGTGTCTGATGATCAGTGAGGATCCAATGAGTCAAGTTGCTATCAGTTTCGACGTGTCGGTGCCCATGCGCGACGGCGTGATTCTGCGCGCCGACGTCTACCGGCCTACTGGGCCCGGGCCGTGGCCCGTCCTGGTGCAGCGCACCCCGTACGACAAGGCTTCGCCGCAGGCGGCGGCCCAGCTCGACATCCTCAAAGCTGTGCGGCGCGGCTACATCGTGGTGCAGCAGGACACTCGAGGCCGGTTCGCTTCCGACGGTGAGTGGCTGCCGTGGGCGCATGAGCACCAAGACGGCTACGACACCGTCGAGTGGGCGGCGACGTTGCCCGACAGCAATGGCAACGTGGGAATGTTCGGCGGGAGCTACACCGGCAATACCCAATGGTCCGCTGCCGTCGCGGGCGCGCCACACCTGCGTGCCATCGCTCCACAGATCACCTGGTCCGACCCCGCCGACGGGATCTTCTTTCGTGGTGGAGCGATCGAGCACGGACTGAATCTCTGGTGGTCGCTGATGACCGCGGCTGGCCAGTATCCGAAGGTGGCCGTAGATTCCGGGGAGCTCTTCGCCAGACTGGGCGCCACGATCAGCGACTTCGACCGGCTCGCCGAGGTGACATATTGGGAGATGCCTTCGGGCGCTGCGCCGGCGCTGACGCGCACGAATCTCCCGGACATCGGTACGCGGCGCGCCCTGCGAGACAGTTCCTCGATGGCCGAGGCGCGTGTCGCTGGCCGGCACGGGGAGGTCACCGTGCCGTCGTTGAACGTGGGTGGCTGGTACGACGTGTTCTTGCAGGGCACGCTCGACAACTACATCGCTGCACGCGAACAGGGCCACCTGACTCGACTGATCGTCGGGCCCTGGGAACACCTCCACGATTTGAATCCCCGGCCGGAACGGGCCGGGATGGTGAACTATGGGCTGGGCTCGATGGCCCCGCCCAGCGGCGACGGAACGATGACCGGTATTCAGCTGGACTGGTTCGACCAGTTCCTGCCCAACGAGCCGGTCGAGACGGAACCGGACCCCGGCGTGGACATCTTCGTCATGGGCCTGAACCAGTGGCGACACGAGCAGCAATGGCCGCTGGCCCGTGCCACCGACACGGAATTCTTCCTCCATCCCGGCGGGCAGCTGTCGACTGCAGCTCCCACCGCGGATGTGGCGTCATCATCCTATGTCTACGAT
Proteins encoded in this window:
- a CDS encoding CoA transferase gives rise to the protein MTRPALGLPPVFTALPMASVHAGVHGASAAVSALVGRDRDGCGDQIEVPLASCLSVAPGSALLDLDDQQHRYDVPPLARPVRMLLPTLRGVASRPDPRSQAELATAARALIPPLMDSYRCADDQLPYLFAMDHDRIPHTPLRTLEIAEAATRIGLTTQDPYRVATTDNLHDAAGLSFALRRTLCTLIAQRLAARPADVWEELLGNAGVPCAVQRTTDQWRAHPAVIPYRQVCFVG
- a CDS encoding carboxymuconolactone decarboxylase family protein, with product MSDPVRILPLEPPYEPDVEQLLAKWMPPGTDVTPLALFRTLAIHPELATRMRPLGAGILGSRLIDPLLREVMISRTCARCSAEYEWGVHAVAFGGPLGLTAAQLRSTVHGDPHDNCWDPRQRGVLRLADELHDTSTVSDDLFAELGTLFDHRQILELTATAGWYHTIAYLIGVARVAPEPWAASFPAPTAPIAGQQ
- a CDS encoding GMC oxidoreductase, translating into MPAFSRRSLLGGVAAAGALALGARSVGSAAPAAAQPGTVPLTREEHRVVVIGSGFGGGVSALRLAQAGVPVTVLERGLRWPTGPNAETFPRASSPDKRLLWYRSSPNLFGRPMIFEPYTGLVEAVPGVNMTALCAAGVGGGSLVYQGMSLQPTREVFDTHFPAELDWALMDRVHYPRVARMLKLAEAPDELVASENYRAARVFAERVQRAGMPLSKIPMPIDWDFALAELRGEMKPSYTNGDGAMGVNNGGKHSVDVTYIAAAEATGRVTVETLHEVTDVERGTDGRWIVHVLRLDTTGAVVENKILTAGTLIMAAGSLNTTRLLVRAGAKGLIPDLPDGLGQGWGTNADRIYVWTDPSAEFGAPQGGPVVYGSKNWGDPRSAHTVIQASLPPLSLDPRSTMMVGFGVSDGRGTFAYDSGRDDAILHWPSAGDSDIQNNHIDPAVRRIAGPEGILLDTNALFPSTWHPLGGASMGAVCDFDGRVHDQPGLYVLDGALMPGNTAACNPSMTIAAVAERALDNIVARDIGTLI
- a CDS encoding TetR family transcriptional regulator, with the translated sequence MAETSRTVRSTLRERTRAAMRDEVSEVAFRLFSEQGFDKTTVEQIAAEAGLSRTTFFRYFGTKEEVVLGKMSEFGPRIAAALAARPAEERCWQALRRSFDVITEPTADEPQPFLNLMRLLNDACALMTRQWEKTQGWHSLLVPEIARRLCDDSESTGDLRAHALVGAAISCLDAATDAWTASEGAAPLSELLDQAMGVLVEPVT
- a CDS encoding GDSL-type esterase/lipase family protein codes for the protein MTVNNQTFRMVITPHLGGTQVRVRLTNRFGLTPVTFDTVSVADQVSGASAANITPVLFDGKPSTTLAAGADVLSDPVPFTAASFRPLAVSIHVADPVGPPTKHWNANATSYYSPAGSGDLTGQPDPTGFTATTNAWFYVNALDVLAPAETSAIVAFGDSITDGFVGTTPAAVPADRAVADTNGRYPDFLQRRLDDARIPVSVVNAGIGSNRLLTSGEPLLLGPSGLSRFERDVLDQAGVSGVLVQEGINDLGLPPHADAASMIAGYEQLITTARRHGKKIWIGTLLPSSDAVVNGVVLAPRSETDRQQINTWIRSQTLADGIVDFDAALRDPADPAVLQDVYASPDRLHPNPAGYRAMADTIQLSMLAEARSPAC
- a CDS encoding CoA transferase — translated: MGATVGRIDTPANAPLSPALDIALNHHKRPPEHRSADRRRAADVITRADIVLDNNRPGLLPELGIDLERLRDGDERPIWVSMPGFASTDPEFAGTPGWEILIGATCGMFTDTA
- a CDS encoding CocE/NonD family hydrolase, with protein sequence MHGSRGCALRHSGYYIKYDGTQLCSVSAVAVCLMISEDPMSQVAISFDVSVPMRDGVILRADVYRPTGPGPWPVLVQRTPYDKASPQAAAQLDILKAVRRGYIVVQQDTRGRFASDGEWLPWAHEHQDGYDTVEWAATLPDSNGNVGMFGGSYTGNTQWSAAVAGAPHLRAIAPQITWSDPADGIFFRGGAIEHGLNLWWSLMTAAGQYPKVAVDSGELFARLGATISDFDRLAEVTYWEMPSGAAPALTRTNLPDIGTRRALRDSSSMAEARVAGRHGEVTVPSLNVGGWYDVFLQGTLDNYIAAREQGHLTRLIVGPWEHLHDLNPRPERAGMVNYGLGSMAPPSGDGTMTGIQLDWFDQFLPNEPVETEPDPGVDIFVMGLNQWRHEQQWPLARATDTEFFLHPGGQLSTAAPTADVASSSYVYDPADPVPTTGGALVMASDFLPGAFDQQAVESRADVLVFTSDPLQQDLEITGRVSATLFAATDGPSTDWVVRLCEVDERGTSLNIVDGITRIDTESGRVDEHTIDLWSTSIVIKAGHRLRVQVTSSNFPRWDRNLNTGEDPAVAVEHRVAQQKIFHDTARPSRLVLPVVPTS
- a CDS encoding winged helix-turn-helix transcriptional regulator; protein product: MALLDLLGRRWAMRIIWELRADELTFRQLQQRCDSISATGLNARLHELRDAEIIENGPNGYRLSGEGRELLQAYEPLGTWARRWASRQQDRFRSAQ